The Armatimonadota bacterium genome includes a window with the following:
- a CDS encoding NADH-dependent dehydrogenase has protein sequence MSKISRRRFLESTAALMAAAAAPAPLRAASSRRRRVSPNEKLRVGCVGFNSRGMSHVGAFAGMDDVEVVALCDVDTATFDKALRVFITRDLPEPRTYQDMREMLDKENLDIVSIATTNHWHALQSIWAMQAGCDVYVEKPASHNIFEGRKMVEAARKYGRICQVGTQSRANPGIREAIAYLHAGNLGKIRLARGLCYKKRDSIGRVSSPQEPPPTVDYDIWLGPAPKKAVMRQKFHYDWHWQWDYGNGDLGNQGSHEMDKARWGLNKHHLPYSVTTVGGRFGYRDDGETPNTELSIFDYGDCKLIFEVRGLNTPDLMGVKIGNIWYGEEGILVAPSYSSAFVLDNDGKKVKEFTGTGDHFRNFVDVVRSRRLQDLYCDVEEGHLSAALCHMANISYLLGTQQPFSVAPGIVREDGDAAEALERFKEHLASNNINLERWSYRVGPTLRFDPRRERFVNNDRANRLMTRDYREPYVVPEQV, from the coding sequence CGGCCGCGGCTCCGGCCCCGCTGCGGGCGGCATCAAGCAGGCGGCGCCGGGTCAGCCCTAACGAGAAGCTCCGCGTGGGCTGTGTGGGCTTCAACAGCCGGGGCATGAGCCACGTGGGCGCGTTCGCAGGGATGGACGATGTGGAGGTGGTAGCCCTCTGCGATGTGGATACCGCCACCTTCGACAAGGCGCTGCGGGTGTTCATCACGCGCGACCTTCCCGAGCCCCGAACCTATCAGGACATGCGGGAGATGCTGGACAAGGAGAACCTTGACATCGTCTCCATCGCCACCACCAATCACTGGCACGCTCTGCAGTCCATCTGGGCAATGCAGGCCGGATGCGACGTGTACGTGGAGAAGCCGGCCAGCCATAACATCTTCGAGGGGCGCAAGATGGTGGAGGCGGCGCGGAAATACGGCCGCATCTGCCAGGTGGGGACGCAGAGCCGCGCCAACCCCGGCATAAGGGAAGCCATCGCCTATCTGCACGCGGGAAATCTGGGCAAGATCCGCCTGGCCCGAGGCCTCTGCTACAAGAAGCGTGACAGCATCGGACGGGTCTCATCGCCGCAGGAGCCGCCTCCCACGGTGGACTACGACATCTGGCTGGGTCCTGCTCCCAAGAAAGCGGTGATGCGGCAGAAGTTCCACTACGACTGGCACTGGCAGTGGGACTACGGAAATGGCGACCTGGGCAACCAGGGCTCGCACGAGATGGATAAAGCGCGCTGGGGGCTGAACAAGCACCACCTGCCCTACTCAGTCACCACGGTGGGAGGGCGGTTCGGCTATCGGGATGACGGAGAGACCCCCAACACGGAGCTCAGCATCTTCGACTACGGCGACTGCAAACTGATCTTCGAGGTGCGCGGCCTGAACACGCCGGACCTGATGGGTGTAAAGATCGGCAATATCTGGTACGGCGAAGAGGGCATCCTCGTCGCTCCCAGCTATAGCTCGGCCTTCGTCCTGGACAACGACGGGAAAAAGGTGAAGGAGTTCACAGGGACCGGTGACCACTTCCGCAACTTCGTGGACGTGGTGCGCAGCCGCAGGCTCCAGGATCTCTACTGCGACGTGGAAGAGGGGCACCTCTCCGCGGCTCTGTGCCACATGGCCAATATCAGCTATCTGCTGGGAACGCAGCAGCCGTTCAGCGTGGCTCCCGGCATTGTCCGCGAGGACGGCGACGCGGCCGAGGCGCTGGAGCGCTTCAAGGAGCACCTGGCGAGCAACAACATCAACCTGGAGCGTTGGTCTTACCGGGTGGGTCCGACCCTGCGGTTCGACCCGCGCCGGGAGCGCTTCGTCAACAACGACCGGGCCAATCGTCTGATGACCCGTGACTACCGCGAGCCCTACGTGGTTCCGGAACAGGTCTAG
- the comF gene encoding competence protein F — MPDAASGSARLISTAWTTTSAVLAGLADLLWPPKCCVCERVGSLFFCEECRQTITPVELPCCYRCGRPDTRSSCPDCGEAPWLRASACDAMRQVALYDGAWRAVIHCYKYDGMRVLADELGKYLTDWLDKASVVWREVDCVAAVPGHFLRRWRLGFEHSRELAARVARHLGVPLVSPLRRLPGRRQVGLSREERLKNARKIYTLSRDADSVSGRRVLVVDDVVTTGATATAVAELLRSAGASGVRLLALARNL, encoded by the coding sequence ATGCCTGACGCCGCCAGCGGTTCGGCCCGTCTTATTTCGACAGCATGGACAACCACCAGTGCCGTTCTGGCCGGACTGGCGGATCTGCTGTGGCCGCCGAAATGCTGCGTCTGCGAGAGGGTGGGTTCGCTCTTTTTCTGTGAAGAGTGCCGCCAGACCATCACGCCGGTGGAACTCCCCTGCTGCTACCGTTGCGGCCGTCCTGATACCCGCTCATCCTGCCCGGACTGCGGCGAAGCCCCTTGGCTGCGGGCATCCGCGTGCGATGCGATGCGTCAGGTGGCCCTATATGACGGCGCGTGGCGTGCGGTCATCCACTGCTACAAATACGACGGGATGCGCGTCCTGGCTGATGAGCTGGGGAAGTATCTGACGGACTGGCTGGACAAAGCATCCGTGGTCTGGCGAGAGGTGGACTGCGTGGCGGCGGTCCCGGGGCATTTCCTGCGCCGCTGGAGGCTTGGCTTCGAGCATTCCCGTGAACTGGCCGCGCGGGTGGCACGGCATCTGGGCGTCCCACTTGTGTCTCCTCTGCGCCGTCTGCCGGGCCGCCGGCAGGTGGGGCTTTCGCGGGAAGAACGCCTGAAAAATGCCCGGAAGATCTACACTCTCAGCCGCGACGCGGACAGTGTCTCGGGGCGCAGGGTGCTGGTGGTGGATGATGTGGTCACCACGGGCGCAACGGCCACTGCGGTCGCCGAGCTTCTCCGCTCAGCCGGCGCCTCCGGCGTCCGGCTGCTGGCGCTGGCCCGGAATCTCTGA